The sequence AAAGGCCCCATACCCAGGTGAGAGTTCAGCAAAACCAGCCAAGGCAGCCGCCCCGAAGCAGGCTCCAAACGCGGCCAGTGGCCCAAGATCAGGGTGCCCCGAGACCGTTCCGACAAAGGGTAGACGAATGTCCCGACGCAACAAAACCCAGACCAGAGCAACCAGAATAAGGATCGACACGGCAACCCGCAGCATGACCTTGGGATCAATACCATCACCCGTCAATGCTGACAGCGTCAGCATCATTGGAACAACAGCCATATCCTGGGCGATCAGGATACCAACCGTCAGCCGCCCAGACGGACTGTCCAGCTCTCCTCTCTGCTCAAGAACCTTGATCACCACAGCCGTCGAGGACAGCGCCAGACAGAAGCCCAGCAGAACGGCGGTTCCTGCACTCCAGTCAAGCAGCCGGTGAAACAGGAGCATGACCCCAACACTGCCCCCCGTCTGCAAAAGCGTGGTCAGAACCGCAACACGCCACACTTCTGCAAAGCGATGGACCGACAGTTCAAGCCCGATAACAAACAGCAACATAACAATGCCCAGTTCAGCCAACAGGGCAACACCACCACGATCCGTGACCATTCCCAAGGCCGAGGGACCAAGGATAACACCGGCAAGGATGTAACCAATAATGGCTGGCTGACGCAGACGTGTGAAAACAACACCACAAGCCATCGCAGCCAAGGCTGTTATGGCCATCCCTGTGAAATCATGATGCTCCATCAGACACTACCCTGAACGACAAGACACGACGACCCGGCCAACATGCCTGCCGTGACCGGGCCAGAAGAAAAACAATCACTGTCAGGACATAAAGGCCAAAAGCAGAGAAAGGGCAAGCGTAACCATGGCAATCCAAGCCACACATCCCAACACCAACGGGACCATCCCAAGACGATGCAACTGGCGGAAATCTGTACGCAAGCCCAGCGCGGCCATACCCGAGGTCAGCAGCATGGTTGCAAACAGGCCTGCGTGCTCTTCTACAGCACTAGGCAATACTCCGATGCTACGCATGAAAAAAAGAGCTGTAAAACCGACCACAAACCATGGAAGTCCCAAGGGAACATGCATGTCGTCACGGTTCTGGCGCCTCTGGAAGAAAATAACAATAAACAAGGCAGGAACAAGCAGAACAACCCGCAGAAGCTTTGCCAGCGTACCGATAACGCCGGCATCAGAACCAACCTGCCAAGAAGCGGCAACGGCCTGGGCCACTTCATGCAAGGTTGCCCCACACCACAGCCCTCCCCTGAATTCATCCAGATCAAACCAGAGTACAAGGTATGGCAGGATGAACATTCCACAGGTACCAAGCAGGGTAACCAAGGCAATAGCACAGGCTACATGCTCGGGAGAAGCCCGCGTCACATCACGACCCGCAGCAATGGCCGAAGCCCCGCACACGGATGTTCCCAAGGCAATCAGAGAGGTCAGACGGGGATCAAGACCCATTGCCCGCCCCAGCCATAATGTCAGCAACAACACAAAGAAAAGGCACACGACAACGAGGCCCATGCCTCCAAACCCAATGGCCTGCATCTCTGCCAATGAAACCGTCGCTCCCAAGCACACAAGACCAGAGCGCAGCAGAATGCCGGCCATGGCAACCTCACCCGGTTCACGGCGAACAGCGAATGGAAGAGCAGACCGCGCGACAATACCAAGAACAATGGCCAGACTCAATGTCCCGAAGCCAAAGGCAAGGTTCAAGTGGTTCAGCAAGAAAGCCACCAAGGTAACAAACGACACGGACAATACGCCGGGGACGCAAGACAGATAGAAGGTTACGCTACGCATCAGATATGTCTTCTTCCCCGTACCCCTACATAACTCTGATAATCATGCCAGCTGGAAAGACATAGCCTGAACGAAAGGACGGCGACTGATTCTGAGATGTGGCCGGGGCCGTACGAGCATCCTGCGGAACATAAAGAGGCCAACGCCCGGAAGCCACCATGTCCAGTCCAGGATTGTCCTGTCCCAGGCGATCACGATAAATCCACAAATCCGCCAAAACACGCTCGATATAGGCACGCGTCTCACGAGACGGGATAGCCTCTATAAACAACAAGGGATCATCGTCGTACCGGACTGTCTTTCTCCAGCGCGCAAGCGTGCCCGGACCTGCGTTATAGGCAGCGGCAACAAAAAACATGTTTCCCTTGATGTCCGGCAAACCCAAGAGATGCTCAAGGTACGACTGCCCCAAGGACAAACTGACTTCGGGATCCATAACAGCCCGAGACCCACCCAGCCAACCATTATTCTCCATACGCGCAACCGCCCGTGCCGTAGCAGGCATGATTTGCATCAGCCCGACCGCACCAGCCGGAGAACGCGCTGCCGGATTAAAAGCTGACTCCTGACGAGCAAACGCATACAGCATGGCACGGTCCAACGCCCACCCATTGCGGGGCTGCCAAGCAGGAACCGGATATCGGGCCGATTCAAAAGCATTATCTACGCTCTGGATACGAACAGATGACAGATGCAGGGCCAGACTGGCCATTCCTTCCCGCTCTGCAAAATGGAGAATTGCCTGCCTTTGTTCATGACTGGCTGCGGGGTACAAGCGGCGCAACTCATCTTCTGCACGATCATGCTTGCCGACCAGAACCAAGGCCAAGGCACGCCGCCCGGCGGGTGAGTCGGTGATCGCCACCGCCTCTTGATCTGTAATTGTATCCGTACGCCAGGAAAAGTCCAAAGGCAGGCCAAGTGCCCGCCGTGCAATCAACCCATAAAATGTATGCGGATAGGATGCTGCGATATGAAGTGACTGGCTGACTTCCTGTGGCCGCCGATTTTTCAGAGCAGAACGGGCGGACCAATAAGCCGCCGCAGAACGAACCCAAGGCGAAGCATTGTCCGCATCACGCAATGCAGAGAACCAGACAGCCGCTTCCTCGTAATCATGGCGGCGCCAACTTGCCAAACCACCAGCCCAGTGAGCCAATGACAGAGCACGCGAATCCTGGCCACGCACCTGACGGGCAAAGCGCAGGGCTGTTTCGTCTTTTCCCTTGATAAAAGCAGCATAAGCAAGAGATGCCCACAGGCGATCACGATCAACAGAAGACAAAGGGCTTGTCCTGAGAAGATTGCTTGCTGCATCAAACCGACCGGCAACCAGATGCCCCCGGAAGATACGTCCTGTCTTGAGAACAGATGCCGCGCGAGAGGATAGAACCGATGCCTCTCTCTCCCACCGGGGATCATCGCCGGAGATACCCGCAACAAACCCTTCCGGCGAAACAGGATGCGGCAAAGGTCCTCCACCGCGCTTACGGGCAAGCCGATAGATCCGGCGTGCATCATGGTGATCGGCGTACCGTTCCATCCACGACCGGAGTTCCTGGAAAGACGCCTTGCCATAACGGGCGGAAAGATAGCGATCCTGCAAGACATAACCAAGCAACAGCTTGCTGTCCAGAGAGCGTACAACATGATCTGCGGCGGCAAAAAGACCTTGATCCTGAAGGGAAAAAATACGCTGGTAACGTTCAACATCCGGTGCCGACAACACATTGGCAATACCAACATGCAGCACTCCGTCATCACCGGGATCGGGGGAGGAAAAAGCGCAAGCTGGAAGCCCTGAAAAGAACAAGCACAGCAGAAATAAAACAATTCCCCCTGCCCACTGGCGCAGCAGAACAACCACACCACACCCTGCACACCCAATGGGCTGGATCATCAGATATCACTCCGCTATCGCCGCCAACCTGCTTATACGCGTGGGGTGGCTTGGCAACAAGGTGAAGGAAACAAGTGACACGATCACAAGGACGCGAGCGATCCCAGCTTCAGCTTGATTTCCAGAAGGTCACGCCATGCCTGGCGCTTGTGAGCCGCGTTACGCAACAAATATGCAGGATGAAAAGTAGCCAGTGCAGGAACCGGAGTGGAAAGCCCCGGGCTTGACCAAGATCGCCAATGCCCCCGCAAACGGGTAATACCTTCCGTACGCGCGAAAAGGTTCTTGGCCGCCAATCCCCCGACCAGAAGAAGAACCTTTGGCTGTACCAACTCAATATGACGGACAAGGAAGGGAAGACAGACAGCAACTTCAGCATCTGTAGGCGCACGATTCCCCGGCGGACGCCACGGCAACAGGTTGGTGATATAATAAGAACGACGATCAAGACCAATGCTGGAAAGCATGCGATCCAGAAGTTGGCCACTAACCCCGACAAACGGTTTGCCTTCCCGGTCTTCATCCCGTCCCGGTGCCTCGCCAACAACCATCAGGTCTGAATCCGGATTGCCATCAGCAAAAACAGTCCGTGAAGCCGTCACCTTCAGAGGGCATCCTTCAAAAGCCTCGACAGCGGCACGCAAAGTTTCAAGATCCAAACATTCTGCAGCAGCACGCGTTGCACCAAACCGCGCCGCTGCCGGCTCATCCTGCAAGGAGGAAGACGCAACAGAATGACTGCGGGGGACAGCAGTCGGTGCCGGCAGACTCACACCTTCCGACAACGGGGAGACAGGCTGCACAGGAGCAGCATCAACAGCCGGACTGGACAAGGCAAAGCGATCTTGCGGCTGTTCGCCAACAACCTCGTCGACGCCGGCGTCAAGATACCAACGCAAGAGAGCCGGTCCCGACAGTACATCCGGGGTACACTGTGTATTCTCGATCATGGCCCAGACCATAGCACAGACTTTCCCGGATCGTCACTTCTCCGTACACGACCCTCCCCCTCTTTCCATATAATCCCTTTCCTGCAAGCTCTTGCCCCCGTATGCTTGCCGCTTGATACAGCCGCGTGACAAGACAGGGGAATGACCGATGAAGCG comes from Haematospirillum jordaniae and encodes:
- a CDS encoding lytic transglycosylase domain-containing protein, encoding MIQPIGCAGCGVVVLLRQWAGGIVLFLLCLFFSGLPACAFSSPDPGDDGVLHVGIANVLSAPDVERYQRIFSLQDQGLFAAADHVVRSLDSKLLLGYVLQDRYLSARYGKASFQELRSWMERYADHHDARRIYRLARKRGGGPLPHPVSPEGFVAGISGDDPRWEREASVLSSRAASVLKTGRIFRGHLVAGRFDAASNLLRTSPLSSVDRDRLWASLAYAAFIKGKDETALRFARQVRGQDSRALSLAHWAGGLASWRRHDYEEAAVWFSALRDADNASPWVRSAAAYWSARSALKNRRPQEVSQSLHIAASYPHTFYGLIARRALGLPLDFSWRTDTITDQEAVAITDSPAGRRALALVLVGKHDRAEDELRRLYPAASHEQRQAILHFAEREGMASLALHLSSVRIQSVDNAFESARYPVPAWQPRNGWALDRAMLYAFARQESAFNPAARSPAGAVGLMQIMPATARAVARMENNGWLGGSRAVMDPEVSLSLGQSYLEHLLGLPDIKGNMFFVAAAYNAGPGTLARWRKTVRYDDDPLLFIEAIPSRETRAYIERVLADLWIYRDRLGQDNPGLDMVASGRWPLYVPQDARTAPATSQNQSPSFRSGYVFPAGMIIRVM
- a CDS encoding cation:proton antiporter — encoded protein: MEHHDFTGMAITALAAMACGVVFTRLRQPAIIGYILAGVILGPSALGMVTDRGGVALLAELGIVMLLFVIGLELSVHRFAEVWRVAVLTTLLQTGGSVGVMLLFHRLLDWSAGTAVLLGFCLALSSTAVVIKVLEQRGELDSPSGRLTVGILIAQDMAVVPMMLTLSALTGDGIDPKVMLRVAVSILILVALVWVLLRRDIRLPFVGTVSGHPDLGPLAAFGACFGAAALAGFAELSPGYGAFVAGLVIGNSADGQSLRHHAHPIQALLLMVFFLSIGLLLDLTFLRDNIGIVLLMLVAVTVIKATINVLALRLQKISWRRSFCVGVTLAQIGEFSFMLAGAGVSRRLLESGEGQLVVAVTVLSLTISPLWQIPVRRLNTCTESFSGPTDVLRVACAPEIHKARRYWDLVSRIVSRSRDA
- a CDS encoding uracil-DNA glycosylase, whose product is MVWAMIENTQCTPDVLSGPALLRWYLDAGVDEVVGEQPQDRFALSSPAVDAAPVQPVSPLSEGVSLPAPTAVPRSHSVASSSLQDEPAAARFGATRAAAECLDLETLRAAVEAFEGCPLKVTASRTVFADGNPDSDLMVVGEAPGRDEDREGKPFVGVSGQLLDRMLSSIGLDRRSYYITNLLPWRPPGNRAPTDAEVAVCLPFLVRHIELVQPKVLLLVGGLAAKNLFARTEGITRLRGHWRSWSSPGLSTPVPALATFHPAYLLRNAAHKRQAWRDLLEIKLKLGSLASL
- a CDS encoding YeiH family protein — protein: MRSVTFYLSCVPGVLSVSFVTLVAFLLNHLNLAFGFGTLSLAIVLGIVARSALPFAVRREPGEVAMAGILLRSGLVCLGATVSLAEMQAIGFGGMGLVVVCLFFVLLLTLWLGRAMGLDPRLTSLIALGTSVCGASAIAAGRDVTRASPEHVACAIALVTLLGTCGMFILPYLVLWFDLDEFRGGLWCGATLHEVAQAVAASWQVGSDAGVIGTLAKLLRVVLLVPALFIVIFFQRRQNRDDMHVPLGLPWFVVGFTALFFMRSIGVLPSAVEEHAGLFATMLLTSGMAALGLRTDFRQLHRLGMVPLVLGCVAWIAMVTLALSLLLAFMS